The genomic region GGATAGATGAACAAAGGCAGGCTTTTTCTGATTATCTGGATCGGACTATATCATATCCAGAGAGTGCTTTCCTTAAGGCTCTGACGGTTGGTTATAGAAGGTTTATCAGTGATGAATGGAATGAGTTTACAAGTCGTGCTGGAGTCCAGCATCTACTTGCCATTTCGGGGCTACATTTAGCTTCCGTAGCTGTTTTATTGTTTTTTCTGGTGAGATGGGGGCTTAAGAATATCGCTCCAGGGTTATTTCTTTTCATTCCGGAACCCGTGCTTTCTGCTTTAATTTCGCTCCCTGTCGTGGCTTGTTACGCTGTTTTAGCCGGTCTTGCCGCCCCAACTCAAAGATCGCTTATAGCTGTGGGATTCATAAGTTTTGGATTGCTTTTATTTAGAAAAATAGACTTTTTTACAATTTTTTCCCTTGCCGCCATGATGATACTTATTACGGATCTGTCCTTGCTTTATTCTCCGTCTTTTGCGCTTTCCTTTGCAGCAGTGGCTGGTATTACATGGGTGGCCATGGTGTTGAGACCTATGGGAGAAAACGGATATCTTTGGGCAGGAGGCTCAGAACCTGATCAGGGACGTTTGGTAAAGTTGCTAATTGGGACGAGGAGAGTTCTTTTTGATATTTTTTGGGTAAGCCTGTGTGTGCAAGTTGTTCTGTGTCCGCTGGTAATCTACTTTTTCTTCAGGTTTTCCTGGGCTGGATTGATAGCAAACGTTGCGCTTGTTCCTTACGTGAGCCTTTTCGTGGTTCCAGTGGGACTTGCTGTTCTTGTTGGTTTCTTGGTGAGTCAGGTCATAAGCGATATTTTTGTCGGTATCGCAAAGTTTTTGATCAAGGTAATGATTGGGCTAATAAAGTTTTTTGGGAACTGGAATGAGCTTGTTTTTTGGGGAACTCCATGGACGTCATCTCCAGTAGTAGCAAAGTTATGGATCATTTGCTATTGGATCGGACTGGCTTTGGCTGTTGTAACACTTAAAAGAAGAAAATCGCCGATTTTATTGACGATGATTATACTTGCTCTAATTTCAGCATCTTATCAGGGTTTAATTGCTGTCACGGAGCGAAAGGAAGGGGGTACACTTGAAGCAATTGTGCTGGATGTGGGCGATGGAAGTAGCAACTTTATCGCTTTTCCAGATGGCAAGACAATGATTATAGACGGGGGAGGCATTCCCAAAAGCTCGATGGACATTGGATCTCGGATCATTGTTCCTGCTGTTATCGCCTTAGGTTTCAGGCATATAGATGATGTTGTTCTTTCTCATTATCATTACGACCACGCAAAGGGGCTTGAATTTTTGCTTAATTCTTTTCCCGTAAGACGCTTTATAGAACCTTTATGTCCTCCGACACACGATGATGAATTTAGGTTGGTAAGCTTTGCCGCTTCAAGAAAAGTGTTTGTAATTCCATACCATAATGCAAACCAGATTAACAGTGACTTTGAAAAGGTAAATTTTCAGATTTTGTATCCTTCATTCGATGAGTTGAGTTCTACGTCCTTATGCAAGAATCTTAATAGATCTTCTACGGTTTATAAGGTTAGCTACGAAAAAACGGTTCTTGTAATTCCTTCTGATGCCACCCTGGATGTGCTTTATCAAATAAAATCAGACATTTCCAGGAAAGATAATGAAGTGCTTCTGCTAGTTGCGCCTCATCATGGAAGATGTGGATCTTTTGATGAATCTCTTTTTGATGAGATTTCTCCAGATGCTGTCATTATTTCGACAAAAAAATCCAAAAATGTGCCTTGTCCGGCCTTTATTCAGTGGTGTAAGAAAAGAAATGTTCCTTGCTTTACGACTTTTGATAGCGGAGCCATAAGATCTATATCCAATGGAAAGTCCTGGGCTATTTACGGAACCAGTGAGAAAGGCACGCCCTATTTGTTAAGTGTGATTTCTTATCGGCATTAGAAAATTTTTCCGCTTTTTCTTAAATGGATAGAAAGTTTAGGAAAAGGTTGTCTTGGTGTAATAAGCTTAAGGGAGGATGTGAAAATGCGCATTTATGGATTTGGCGATATTCATGGGAATGAGAAGGCTCTGGATGTTATTCTTAGACATATTGATACTGTAAAGCCTGATGAGGTTATATGTCTTGGGGATATCGTAGGATGGCTTCCCTGGGGTAGAAAAACTCTTGAAGTCATTACTAAAATGGGAATTCCTTCTGTCGCTGGGAATCATGATCTTATGGTGGCAGGGGTTTTCCCTGATTATAAGGATCAAATAGATAGAATGCAGGCAACAGCTTACACAGCCGGGACCCTAGCCGAATTTCCACAATTCTTGGAATATCTCGAATCTCTTCCGCTGGTTATAGAAAAAGAAACATGTGTGATCACTCACTTTAGCCCCTTTGATTTACCCGAGGAAGGCACTTCGGTGTCTATTGAAAATTTCACATATCTTAGTGAAGAAAAACTTGGGGAATGTATCCCAAAGTGGAAAGACTTCTTGGTCCAAGTCATTATCACCGGACACGATCATCTACCCGCACTCTACGAATTTACTGAGAACGGACAGGTAAAGAAACATCCTATAAGGGCGAAAGACTCTGTGGCTGAAAGTAGTTCTACTTTTGCTGGTGGAATAATAGAAGAGAAGTTTGTGCTTAATGGTTCTAGTAAATATTGGATAAAAGCAGGGGCTGTAGGGGGACCTTACAGGGACGGCGTGCCTATGGCAAACAGCGTTTTGTATGATGCCAACGAAGGAGTGATAAGCTTTTTTCGTATACCTTACGATGTATGGAACGTTGCCGAATCTTTGAGATTAAATAGACTATTCAGGAACATTGAAACCATTCAGCGTTTTGTCAGGACAGCCTATGCCTGGAATAAAAAATAAATGAGAAACTTCCCCTTCCCGAAGTTTGTGGAAAAGGGGAAGTTTCCTGAGAGAGGTGGGAAGATTATAAATTTAGGCTATTCTCGGTTACTTGGTTGTTGCTTTCTTGGCAGCGGGTTTCTTAGCTTTAGCTTTTTTTGCTTTAGCTTTTTTCACTTTCTTCTTGGCCTTCTTCACTTTCTTTTTGGTAACTTTCTTAGCGGGAGCCTGAGCTGGCACAGGGCTTAGTTGCTCGGATACACCTTGCTGCTGAACAGCCGGTGGTTGTCCTGCCGGTGCTGGAGGAGCCTGCTGCTCCTGAGCAAAAGATGCCCCATTAACCATGATAAAACTTGCTGCGATGAGTGCACTTAAGAACCTTTTCATATTCCTTGTTCTCCTCTCTAAAATTTATTCCGATTCCTCCCCGCCTCTCGGGAAATAAAAGTGCTACTTCCTATTTTAGGAAGCAGCACTTTCGCTTATTTATTACTGAACCACAACGTGGCTTTTAATAGCTTCAAATTTCTTCTTGGTAATGCCCTTTACCTTCATAAGATCTTCAGGTGCACTGAAAGGTCCGTTCTTTGTTCGATATTCAACAATTCTCTTGGCAAGAACTTTACCAATGCCAGGAAGTTTCTCAAGATCTTTCTCTGTAGCAGTGTTAATATTCACAGGTGCTGCAGCCTCTGCCGCCTTGGCCTTCTTGGTAACTTTCTTAGGAGCCGCTTCTTTCTTTTCAGGAGCAGCCGCTTTTTCATCTTTCTTCATTTCTTTAGGAGCAGATGCTGGCGGGGCTGCTGGTTGAGCTGGCTGAGCTGGTGCCTGTTGCTGAACTGCAGGTGCTGGCTGAGCTGCTGGCTGAGCTGGTGCCTGCTGATCAGCCGCAAATGAAATACCAACCGTTCCCATCAAAAAAACTGCTGCTACGACTACTTTCAACCACTTGCTCATTTTGTCCTCCTTTGCTTACTTTGTTAATTGTTGGTCTAAATCCCACCTCTCACTATTAGCGTGAGCTAGCTTAATCATTATTTTAACCAAATATCAAAGCCTTATTATGGCTATTGATGACTTAAAAAAGATGCTTTATTCGATTTGGCATGTATTTTTTGTGAAATATCATCATTTTTAATGCTGATTCTTCTTAAATTAGTTAGTTTCGCAATAAGCTTATGCTTGTTTGGGATGGTTAATCGAATTAAAAACCTTTCTTGCTTTTTAATATGCTGGGCATAATATTAAATTTCTATTGTTTCTCCAAAATAGTTGGAACAGTGGTAACAGACGAAGGAGGTTAAGAAGAGGTGGGCCACTTTAGAGTGAGTATTTTGCTGTTTGCTTTTTTTAGTTTTTTGGGAATTCTCGGTGTTGAACGGGGTTTGGCTGATATTACTCAAGGGGCTTCTCCCGCTATAGTGGTTGCCGTAAGTATTCCCCCTCAGAAATTTTTCGTCGAACAAATTGGTGGAAATCGTGTCCAGGTTGTTACTCTAATCCCCCAAGGAGCTGATCCCCACACTTATGAACCAAAACCAAAGGATATTGATGATCTTCAGAAAGCAAAACTCTATTTTGCTATAGGTTATTTGGATGTGGAGAAAATATGGCTTGATAGGTTAAAGAAACGTTTCCCCCAAATGTCGGTAATCAACATAACTTATGGTGTTGTTATGAAAGAAGGTCATTCTCATAGAGATGGGGGAGAACATCATCTTGATAGCGATGGCGTGGATCCTCATGTATGGCTTTCCCCACCCCTTGTGATGCTTCAGTCTCGCAATATATATCAAGCTTTGGTGTATGCAGACCCGGAAGGAAGAGCTTTTTATAGTGATAACTTTAAAAACTGGATGACAAGGCTTGTAGCTCTTGATGTGGAGCTTGCATCGATGTTTTATTCATTTAAAGGGCGTTCTTTTTTGGTTTACCATCCAGCATGGAGCTACTTTGCCGAGACTTATGGGTTAAACCAACTGGCTGTGGAGAAGGAAGGAAAATCTCCTGGTCCCAGGGATCTCGAAAGATTGAAGGCTGAAGTAAAAGAAAACGGCATTAAGGTTCTTTTCGTCTCGTCCGATGTCCCTTCAGTCGCTGAAAAGAATATTTCTAAAGAGCTTGGGGTTGACCTTGATGTTTTAAATCCTCTTGTTTACGATTGGGAAAGTAACATGAGAAATGTTGCAGCCAAATTGGTATCATCCATGAAGAGGTAAGAAGATTTGAATAAATCCGGTAAAATCGTTGTAGAGTTTGAAAATGTAAGTTTTTCTTACAACGGGCATACAGTGCTTAAAAATGTGAATTTACAAGTTCCGGAAAGGGACTTTTTAGCTTTGTTAGGTCCCAACGGTGGTGGGAAAACTACTTTAATTAAACTTTGTGTTGGGCTTTTGAAGCCGGAAAAAGGGATTGTCCGCATATTTGGAGTTGATCCAGAAAAAGCAAGGCACCGCATTGGCTATGTGCCTCAGGATATAAACCGCAATAAAGAATTTCCTATTAGCGTCTTTGACGTTGTAATGACAGGTCGTCTTGCAAAGAAAAGGGGATTAAGACGTTCAATTTCTTTAGAAGATCGCCGCAAGGTTCAAGAAATACTGGAACGGATGCATCTTTCTTCATATGTTCATCGCAGACTTGGTGAACTCTCAGGGGGACAGAGACAGCGGGTTTTTATTGCTCGAGCTCTGATTGGAGAGCCGGAAATTCTCTTTATGGATGAACCTACAGCGAGTGTTGATCCTATGTTTCAGACTGAGCTTTATGATCTTCTCAAAAAACTAAACGAGAATCTTACAATTGTTGTGGTGAGTCATGACATGAGTGTTTTATCGTCCTATGTTAAATCTATAGCATGCGTAAATGGAGGAGTATTTTATCACGGCGATCCAGAACTTACAGAAGAAGTGATCGGTAAGGTTTATCACTGCCCTGTGGAATTGATAGCTCATGGTGTTCCACATCGGGTGCTTAAGGAACATCGATAAATTGAGGAAATGCAAAACATGGCGGAATTGATATCGTTCTTTCATCTGGATTTTATGAGACAGGCACTTCTAGCTTCTTTTCTTGCAGCTATAGCTTGTGGGATTATTGGTTCTTTGGTTGTGGTAAATAGAATGGTCTTTCTCGCAGGAGGTATCGCGCATGCTGCCTATGGAGGTGTAGGACTTTCACTGTTCTTTAGACTTCCAATGCTTCCTGTTGTAACAAGTTTTTCGGTTTTATGTGCTCTCCTGCTTGGTATCATAACATTTCGAAGGCAACATCATGCCGATGCCCTCGTGAGTGCTCTATGGTCTATTGGGATGGCTCTGGGAGCTTTGCTAGTTAGCCTTACGCCCGGCTATCAATCGGATCTTATGGGTTATCTTTTTGGAAGCATTTTGACCATTTTGCCGTCTGACATTATGGTGATGTTTATACTTGATGGAGTTCTTCTAATCTGGATTTGGTGGTTTTATAGGGAAATTATGGCAGTTTCCTATGACCTTGAGTATGCTCGGGTTTTAGGTATTCCCGCCACATTGATTTATTATTTAATTCTTGTTCTTACGTCTGTAGCTATTATTCTTCTCATGAGATTCGTAGGTCTTGTTCTTGTGCTTGCAATGCTTTCTATTCCGTCATATTTGGCTGAACACTGGAGTGGATCTCTAAAGACCATGATGTTTCTTTCGTCAGTCTTTTCCTTTGTTTTTATGGTGTTGGGACTCTGGATATCCTATGAGCTTAATTTGCCTGCTGGTCCTGTAATGATAATAGTATCCGGCGTAAGTTTTTCAGTGGTAGAAGTAACTCGCTACATGGCTCTAAGAAAAAAATCTTGACACCATATAAAGTTTGTCTTACCTAACAATTGAACAATCCAACTGAGGTAAGAAACCATGAAAGGGTTTAAGGAATTTTGGAAATTTTGGAAGAATGATTGTCCTCCATGCGCGAAGATGCCCCAGTTTGATCCAAAACAGAATAATCTAAAACCTCTGGCTATGGCTGAATCGGGAAAAAGGCTTAAGGTTTGTCGAGTTATTGGTGGGCGAGGGGTTTGTGCAAGGCTTGCTCACATGGGCATCTATCCTGGTGTGGAAATGGAACTTCTTTGCGGGGGGTGTGATTCTCCATGCATAGTAAAAGTTCACAACGTAACGATATCTCTTGGTAGAGGCGTAAGCCAGAAAATCATGGTGGAAGAAATCGGTAGATAGTTATAATTTTTTTTCGGCTAATAGTTAGTTGCGCCTAACTTTTAGGGAGGGGGTTGATGGGAAAGCGGATTATACTGATGAGACATATGGCTGAAGGTCAAAAAGGTATTATTCATTCCATAAAAGCCACAGGAGAATTAGGAAGAAGAGTCAGAGATATGGGACTTACGCCGGGAACCCCGATAGAAATTCAGGGTAGAGCACCTCTTAAAGATCCTGTTGCCATTAAGGTCAGAGACTTTAGACTGACTCTTAGAAATAATGAGGCGGATTACATAGAGGTAGAAGTGGAGGGAAACGATTCATGAGCCAGGAACTTGTTGTTGCGCTTGCTGGAAATCCTAATTGTGGAAAATCCACTCTATTTAACGAACTGACCGGAGGGCGTCAGCATGTTAGCAATTATCCGGGCATTACTGTAGAAAGAAAGGAAGGATTTTTTAATTTCAATGGATTAAGATTAAAAATAGTTGACCTTCCTGGAACTTATTCCCTTACTGCCTACTCCCTGGAAGAACTCGTTGCCAGAGACTTTATCGTTGATGAAAAGCCTCATGTAGTGGTTAATATCGTGGATGCCACAAGTTTGGAGCGACATCTTTATCTGACTGTTCAATTGCTGGAACTAGGTGTTCCTGTCGTGCTGGCTCTTAATATGATGGATATGGTCGAGCAGCGAGGAATGTCTATAGATAAGGAAAAGCTTTCAAAACGCCTTGGAATTCCGATCGTTCCCATGGTGGCGAGATCTGGTAAGGGAAAAGAAGAACTGATTCGAACAATCATTCAAACGGCACAAAATCCCAGAAATAATAATATATTCACTATCTCCTATGGCCCCGATGTGGATCACTTCCTTCATGAAATGGAAAAGCTTATTGATGAGAAAAAGTTCCTGACCGATAAGTATCCATCTCGATGGATTGCTCTTAAATATCTCGAAGAAGATCAACAAATTATGGAAAAAGGTGATGCGGTCAGCAAGGAATTCTCTGACTATCTAAAATCAATGGCAGGCAAAGTGGCGGACCACATCTCAAAAACTCTTGAAACCTACCCTGAAGCAGTTATTGCAGATTATCGCTACGGCTTTATTACGGCTCTCCTAAAGGATGGTATAATCCAGCGACAGTCTGTTCCTGGAGGCAGGGAATTAACCGACGTTCTTGACCGTATTCTTACCAATCGACTTCTGGGTCCCATCATTATGATCCTTATTCTTTACCTGGTTTATACTGTGACATTTACCTATAGCGAACTTCCGGTAGAATGGGTCAATAAACTGTTTGAGTGGCTTGCTAAAGCCGTAAATAAAGTTCTTCCAGAAGGACCTTTGCAATCTCTTATCGTGGATGGAATAATAGGTGGCGTAGGGAATGTCTTCAGTTTTGTGCCGTTAATAATGCTAATGTTTTTCTGTATAGCTGTCCTCGAAGATACTGGATATTTAGCCAGAGTGGCTTACATGCTTGATAGGATTTTCAGGGTTTTTGGACTTCACGGCAATTCAGTAATGGCTTTCATCATTGGAGGAGGAATTGCTGGTGGATGTGCTGTCCCGGGTGTTATGGCTACCAGAACGCTTCGTAGCTCCAAAGAGCGTCTTGCGACAATTCTTACCACGCCTTTTATGAATTGCGGCGCCAAATTACCTGTTTATGCGATGATCATTGCGACTTTTTTTGAAACACAGCGAGCTCAAATCATGGTTGTTTTGACTCTATTTTCATGGCTGATAGCTCTTGTCGTGGCTTGGATACTTAGATCAACAATTTTGAAGGGACCTCCAACTCCATTTCTGCTAGAACTACCGGTGTATCGTCTCCCAACCCTCAAGGGGCTTATTATCCACACCTGGGAGCGCACATGGCAATACATTAAAAAAGCTGGCACGATTATTGTGGCTATTACTGTCCTGTTGTGGGCACTTATGAGTTATCCTAAGCCGCCTGAGGAAATGATAAAAAATGCAGGCCCAGAAGATAAAAATCGAATCGAGCTTGAATATTCCGTTGCTGGTAGAATTGGTAAAGGCCTTACCCTGGTAAGCCATCTCTGTGGCTTCGATTGGAAAATTAATGTGGCTCTTTTTGGAGGTTTTGCCGCTAAAGAGGTGATCCTTTCAACTCTTGGAACAGCTTACGCTCTGGGATCTGAAGATGGTAATGAAGAAGCAGCAAACACGAGCCTTAGTCAAAGGATTAAAGATGATCCACAGTGGACGCCCCTCCTTGCGTGGGTCTTCATGATTTTCATTATGATCTACGCTCCCTGTATAGCAACTCTAGCTGTTATTGCTAAAGAAACAGGGGGTGTTAAATGGAGTCTTTTTGCGTTGGTGTTTAACACTCTGGTTGCTTTTACAATTGCGACAATTATATACCAGGTAGGTAGAATTATTTGATTTTCCTGGACAAAAAGGAGAAGCCGAAGTGATCCAATGGATATTAGTTTGGTTTATTGTAGTTGTGTGTGTCGTGATTGTAGTAAGATTCTTTTTAATAAGAATAGGGGCGGGAGCTTGTAACTGCTCTTCATGCTCTATGACTGGTTGTGCTAGTAGGATTGAACTAAAGGATGATTTAGGATCTAATCGGCAATAAAATGTAACGATTAAGAAGGATTTTTGCAGTGGAAATATCGGTAAATATTAAGAGAGAAGGCGACTATTCCTACAAAATAGAGTGTGAGCAGGGGCTCAGAAAGAAGATAAGGAATAAACTTAAAGAACTTGCTCCTGGGAAGAAGATGTTTTGGATCTGCGATTGGGAAGTCACAAAAAGATGGGCTAAAGATTTTTTTTGGGAAGATGACGAAGTGATTGAATGGGAAGCTCGGGAAGATCTAAAAAATCTAAGCTCGATTGAAGCACTTGCTCGGGAGTTGGTTCGCCGTGGAGCCGACAGAACGTCTCTTTTAGTTGCCGTAGGTGGAGGCGTTACAGGGGATGTGGTAGGGTTTCTTGCGTCAGTTTACATGCGAGGTGTGCCTTTTGTGCAAGTTCCAACAACCCTTGTTGCTCAAGTGGATAGCAGTATTGGTGGTAAAACGGGGGTTGACCTTCCCGAGGGTAAAAACCTTGTCGGAACTTTTTATCAGCCTTTGTGGGTGGCTATAGATCCTGAATTTTTAGTTACATTGCCTGAACGAGTTTTTTCCCAGGGGATGGCTGAAGTTATAAAAACAGCGTGGATTGGGGATCCCGAATTGATTAAGCTTTTGGAGGAAGGGAATGATCAAGCTGTAAA from Thermodesulforhabdaceae bacterium harbors:
- a CDS encoding ComEC/Rec2 family competence protein, producing the protein MIKSLKLWERVSNALKRSLRNLSPGGALGFSFVLGLYLTDIIPLFTIFLIALLCLAFWAIIRFRQYKLEFFVICLIIFSFIAGIGYRYLQTQMAEKDVENFKEFMQVLGFPNQVRWEGSIDSFIEKYPDKIRFVARVEKILDGNEASKFLEDGIFKPKLYVFVKNPDRRWKYGEKFIAVSSIQESKNFRNPTPPSHQDFQKIKFWKGIYGVSFIDGKEIITLNDEYRSLYVRFLQWIDEQRQAFSDYLDRTISYPESAFLKALTVGYRRFISDEWNEFTSRAGVQHLLAISGLHLASVAVLLFFLVRWGLKNIAPGLFLFIPEPVLSALISLPVVACYAVLAGLAAPTQRSLIAVGFISFGLLLFRKIDFFTIFSLAAMMILITDLSLLYSPSFALSFAAVAGITWVAMVLRPMGENGYLWAGGSEPDQGRLVKLLIGTRRVLFDIFWVSLCVQVVLCPLVIYFFFRFSWAGLIANVALVPYVSLFVVPVGLAVLVGFLVSQVISDIFVGIAKFLIKVMIGLIKFFGNWNELVFWGTPWTSSPVVAKLWIICYWIGLALAVVTLKRRKSPILLTMIILALISASYQGLIAVTERKEGGTLEAIVLDVGDGSSNFIAFPDGKTMIIDGGGIPKSSMDIGSRIIVPAVIALGFRHIDDVVLSHYHYDHAKGLEFLLNSFPVRRFIEPLCPPTHDDEFRLVSFAASRKVFVIPYHNANQINSDFEKVNFQILYPSFDELSSTSLCKNLNRSSTVYKVSYEKTVLVIPSDATLDVLYQIKSDISRKDNEVLLLVAPHHGRCGSFDESLFDEISPDAVIISTKKSKNVPCPAFIQWCKKRNVPCFTTFDSGAIRSISNGKSWAIYGTSEKGTPYLLSVISYRH
- a CDS encoding metallophosphoesterase family protein; the encoded protein is MRIYGFGDIHGNEKALDVILRHIDTVKPDEVICLGDIVGWLPWGRKTLEVITKMGIPSVAGNHDLMVAGVFPDYKDQIDRMQATAYTAGTLAEFPQFLEYLESLPLVIEKETCVITHFSPFDLPEEGTSVSIENFTYLSEEKLGECIPKWKDFLVQVIITGHDHLPALYEFTENGQVKKHPIRAKDSVAESSSTFAGGIIEEKFVLNGSSKYWIKAGAVGGPYRDGVPMANSVLYDANEGVISFFRIPYDVWNVAESLRLNRLFRNIETIQRFVRTAYAWNKK
- a CDS encoding helix-hairpin-helix domain-containing protein translates to MSKWLKVVVAAVFLMGTVGISFAADQQAPAQPAAQPAPAVQQQAPAQPAQPAAPPASAPKEMKKDEKAAAPEKKEAAPKKVTKKAKAAEAAAPVNINTATEKDLEKLPGIGKVLAKRIVEYRTKNGPFSAPEDLMKVKGITKKKFEAIKSHVVVQ
- a CDS encoding zinc ABC transporter substrate-binding protein encodes the protein MGHFRVSILLFAFFSFLGILGVERGLADITQGASPAIVVAVSIPPQKFFVEQIGGNRVQVVTLIPQGADPHTYEPKPKDIDDLQKAKLYFAIGYLDVEKIWLDRLKKRFPQMSVINITYGVVMKEGHSHRDGGEHHLDSDGVDPHVWLSPPLVMLQSRNIYQALVYADPEGRAFYSDNFKNWMTRLVALDVELASMFYSFKGRSFLVYHPAWSYFAETYGLNQLAVEKEGKSPGPRDLERLKAEVKENGIKVLFVSSDVPSVAEKNISKELGVDLDVLNPLVYDWESNMRNVAAKLVSSMKR
- a CDS encoding ABC transporter ATP-binding protein, which codes for MNKSGKIVVEFENVSFSYNGHTVLKNVNLQVPERDFLALLGPNGGGKTTLIKLCVGLLKPEKGIVRIFGVDPEKARHRIGYVPQDINRNKEFPISVFDVVMTGRLAKKRGLRRSISLEDRRKVQEILERMHLSSYVHRRLGELSGGQRQRVFIARALIGEPEILFMDEPTASVDPMFQTELYDLLKKLNENLTIVVVSHDMSVLSSYVKSIACVNGGVFYHGDPELTEEVIGKVYHCPVELIAHGVPHRVLKEHR
- a CDS encoding metal ABC transporter permease, which encodes MAELISFFHLDFMRQALLASFLAAIACGIIGSLVVVNRMVFLAGGIAHAAYGGVGLSLFFRLPMLPVVTSFSVLCALLLGIITFRRQHHADALVSALWSIGMALGALLVSLTPGYQSDLMGYLFGSILTILPSDIMVMFILDGVLLIWIWWFYREIMAVSYDLEYARVLGIPATLIYYLILVLTSVAIILLMRFVGLVLVLAMLSIPSYLAEHWSGSLKTMMFLSSVFSFVFMVLGLWISYELNLPAGPVMIIVSGVSFSVVEVTRYMALRKKS
- a CDS encoding FeoA family protein; this translates as MKGFKEFWKFWKNDCPPCAKMPQFDPKQNNLKPLAMAESGKRLKVCRVIGGRGVCARLAHMGIYPGVEMELLCGGCDSPCIVKVHNVTISLGRGVSQKIMVEEIGR
- a CDS encoding FeoA family protein, whose amino-acid sequence is MGKRIILMRHMAEGQKGIIHSIKATGELGRRVRDMGLTPGTPIEIQGRAPLKDPVAIKVRDFRLTLRNNEADYIEVEVEGNDS
- the feoB gene encoding ferrous iron transport protein B, which gives rise to MSQELVVALAGNPNCGKSTLFNELTGGRQHVSNYPGITVERKEGFFNFNGLRLKIVDLPGTYSLTAYSLEELVARDFIVDEKPHVVVNIVDATSLERHLYLTVQLLELGVPVVLALNMMDMVEQRGMSIDKEKLSKRLGIPIVPMVARSGKGKEELIRTIIQTAQNPRNNNIFTISYGPDVDHFLHEMEKLIDEKKFLTDKYPSRWIALKYLEEDQQIMEKGDAVSKEFSDYLKSMAGKVADHISKTLETYPEAVIADYRYGFITALLKDGIIQRQSVPGGRELTDVLDRILTNRLLGPIIMILILYLVYTVTFTYSELPVEWVNKLFEWLAKAVNKVLPEGPLQSLIVDGIIGGVGNVFSFVPLIMLMFFCIAVLEDTGYLARVAYMLDRIFRVFGLHGNSVMAFIIGGGIAGGCAVPGVMATRTLRSSKERLATILTTPFMNCGAKLPVYAMIIATFFETQRAQIMVVLTLFSWLIALVVAWILRSTILKGPPTPFLLELPVYRLPTLKGLIIHTWERTWQYIKKAGTIIVAITVLLWALMSYPKPPEEMIKNAGPEDKNRIELEYSVAGRIGKGLTLVSHLCGFDWKINVALFGGFAAKEVILSTLGTAYALGSEDGNEEAANTSLSQRIKDDPQWTPLLAWVFMIFIMIYAPCIATLAVIAKETGGVKWSLFALVFNTLVAFTIATIIYQVGRII
- the aroB gene encoding 3-dehydroquinate synthase; translation: MEISVNIKREGDYSYKIECEQGLRKKIRNKLKELAPGKKMFWICDWEVTKRWAKDFFWEDDEVIEWEAREDLKNLSSIEALARELVRRGADRTSLLVAVGGGVTGDVVGFLASVYMRGVPFVQVPTTLVAQVDSSIGGKTGVDLPEGKNLVGTFYQPLWVAIDPEFLVTLPERVFSQGMAEVIKTAWIGDPELIKLLEEGNDQAVKSRDLAVLENVVSRCARIKANIVMADERESGLRRVLNLGHTFGHAIEKVSGYSIPHGDAVAIGCVCAAHLGVLLKKVSDDVPVRMASLFSKYDLPVKIPKLFRFEDIMEALWADKKKTGQKLTFVIPLEPGQVELYTTRDFSLVEKTVLLNY